TGTATCATATGAAAAAGTTTATTCCTGCAGTATTAACCACTTGTCTGCTATCTGCTGCCGCCATTACCTGGCAGGTACAGGCCGCCGATGACAGTGCCCGGCTGGTGAGTGTCGAAACGGCAAAAAGCGAGCAGGTCAGCCCCACCATGTGGCTGCCGGGCAATGTGGTGAGCCGCACCAATGCGCCGATTTCCGCCGAGCAAACCGGCCAGTTATTATGGATTGCCGAGGCAGGCACACAAGTGGAAAAAGGCCAGGTGATCGCCAGGCTGGATAAACGCCATTTAGAGCTGCAGCTGGCCGGGCAGCAGGCCAGGGTAAGGCAGTACCAGGCGGATGTCGCCTACCTGAGCAAGCAAAAAAAGCGCATGTCGGCGTTAAACCAGAAAAACAATACCGCGTTAAGTGAGCTGGAGCGTATCATCAAAGACCTGGCGGTGGCGGAAAGTGAAGTGACCGCCATGGAAATCATGGTACAGCAAACCTTGCTGGACATAGAAAAAAGCACGGTCGTGGCGCCCTTTAGCGGCAATATCAGCGAACGTTTTGCCCACCTGGGGGAGTTAATCGAGGTGGGCCGGCCCCTGGTGCAGTTGGTGGATACCCAACATCTGGACATCCGGGTGGCGGCGCCTATCGCGATCGCTTCCTATCTGCAGGACGATGCCAAGGTGCTGGTAAAATGGCAGGATAAGCTGGTGGAGCTGCCGATCCGCAGCTGGAGCAGGGCCGGCGAGCAGGCATCGCGCACTTTTGACGTGCGCCTGGCGGCGGATAACCTTGACCTGCTGGCGGGCTCGGCGGTGACTGTGTCTTTGCCTAAGCAAAAGGCGGGTATGGCGACCTTAGTGCCCCGGGATGCCCTGGTGCTCAGGGAAAAAGAAACCTTTGTCCTGACTCTGGCGGATGACAATACCGCCAACAAGGTGAATGTACTGGTGGGGCAGGGAGTTGGCCGCTGGATTTCGGTTTCCGGCGGCATCAGCTCAGGCGATAACGTGATTGTCCGTGGCGGCGAAACCTTGCGCCAGGGAGAAAAAGTGCGGGTGGAAAATGCCCTGATTGCGAAAAATAATTAAGAACGGGTTTACAACAGGAAGTACTTTTGAAGAAATTATTCAGGATTTTATTGGCCGGTATTGCCGTCATTCTATTTTCCGGCTTTATCAGCAGTTGCAGCAGTAACAGCGAGCAAACCCGGGGATTGCTTGCCCCTAAACCCGGGCAATATTCCGGGGCGGTGATCCAGGTTTATGCGGCGCGTACCTGGGGGGCGAAACAGGCGGTTTCCGTGCATACCTGGATCAGCACCAAGCGCAGCGGCGAAAGTCATTATACCAGCTATGAAATTATCGGCTGGCGCTTAAGGCGCAGCAATTCGGCTTTGGTGGTGCGGAAGAACCTGCCGGACCGGGACTGGTGGGGACACCAGCCGCAACTTTTACTCGACTACCGTCTGCAAGATGCCGATGAGCTGATTGGCAAGATAGAAGCTGCGGTGGCGGCTTATCCCTTTAAACACGAGTACCAGGCTTATCCCGGTCCCAACAGCAATACCTTCACCGCCAGCATTGCCCGCGCCGTGCCTGAGTTGGGGCTGGATCTGCCGTCTACGGCAATCGGCAAAGATTATTCCCCCCTCACTGAAGTTGTCGGGCCTTCCCCCAGCGGCAGCGGTTATCAGTTTTCCCTGCTGGGGCTGCTTGGCCTTACCATCGGCGTGGAAGAAGGGCTGGAGCTGAACCTGCTGGGGCTTAATTTTGAACTGGATGTTTTTGACCTGGCGATTGAATTGCCGGGGATCGGCCGTATCGGTGCGGATCAGGTGAGCAGCGAAAGTCTGGAGCAGCAAAACCGAAACTTAGTAGCTGACAAAGGAAAGAAACCGGCGGAGGATAGTGGCGAATAATATCGGGGCAAGAGAATAGTTGCGAAAAAGCAATCTCTTGCTCTTGAACCTATGCCTGCATCTATTTTAATATGCCGCCAGATAATTTGAGCCCGGCACTTTTATGAAAACACGTTTTGACAGCCTAACCCCCCGGTTGATAGCGCAGCGTCAGCAGGTACATGAAATCTGCCGCCAGTTTGGCCGCAGCCCGAGCAAGGGCAATTTAAAGCGCCTTAAGCAGCTGTTTAAAACCTGCGGCGAGCAGGTGGTGATCGAGTCGGGATTTTATTGTGATTACGGCGATAAAATCAGCCTGGGGGACCGGGTATTTATCAACATCAACTGCACTATTTTAGACGGCGGGCAAGTGGTGCTGGGAGATGACTGTTTAGTGGGTCCCAATGTCCAGCTGATGGCGGTCAGCCATGACACAGACCCCGCCCTGAGGCTGGAAAAACATAACTATGCTCAGGATATCACCATCGGCAAGAATGTCTGGCTCGGCGCCGGGGTGATCATCATCGGCGGCATCAATATCGGGGATAACAGCGTTATCGGCGCCGGTAGCGTGGTTACTAAAGATGTCGAAAGCGGTTATCTGTATGCGGGCAACCCGGCAAGGAAAATAAAAAAGCTGTAATCGTTATTAGGCAGGCAGGAAGTTAGCTTCATACTTCCTGCCTGCCTCATTCTTAGCTGTAACGGCTTATAAACCTATGTTCGGATTGGCCGGACTCCTTAACGACCCCAAAAACACCAGCAAATTGTGCTGCTCGGCAGCGCTTAACCCGGCAAAATTCGCCTTGGCGTTTGCCCCTGCACCGTCGTGGAATAAAATGGCGTCGCGCAGGGTTAAGGCCCGGCTGTCGTGCATATAGGGGGCGCTGTCGGAAACTCCCCAGAGCCTGGCGGTAGTAAAGCGGCTGTTGCCGTTGGCTTCCGCCAGTCCCGGCCCCATGTCATGGATTTTCAGGTCGGAAAAAAGGTCTACCCGAACCCCTGAGCCGAAACCCGATGCGGGAAAGCCGTGGTTTTGCAGGTTCAATACCCGGTAGATATTTTGCAGCGGATCTGAGTCCACCTGGGGGAAACTAAACGGCAGGAAACGGTTGCGGGTGATCAGGGTGGGAATATGACAGTCGGCACAGCCGATAGCGTTAAAGGTTTCTTTGCCGGCGCTGGCCTCATCGCTTAACGGGCTGGTTATTTCCGGCGGCTCTATGCCTTCCAGATACAAAGACATGGCGCTGAGTTCGCCGACAAACAATTCGTTGCTGACGCCGTCACCGTCGGGGTCGGTGAAATAATCGACTTCTTCCACCGGCTGCATACCCATATGAAACTTGGTGGCTTCGAGATCAAAGGCGCGCGAGGTGGTAAAAGAGCCCTTGCGGCTGAACGGCCTGACGATCAAAATCTCGGTAAGATCCTGCAAGGCGGCACCGGGGTCCTGGGTATCCAGGTTGTTGGTCAAGCCTTCGATATTTTGCCCGTTGCAGCTGCCGGGACCGGTGCAGACAATAGTGCCGAAATTAATGCCGTGGGAATTCAGGGCCACGACATTGCCCGGGTTGGCTTCCGCCGTATCCAGGAGGTTTTGCAGGTCCAGGGTAATTTCCTTGGCAAGCAGGGCGATGCCGCCGGCGCCGAACATGCCGGGCGGATTGATGGCCCGGGCGCTTTCATTAAGCTCGGCCGGGGCTTCCACCACCCCGCTGGTATCCGGGTCTGTGCCGTCGTATCGGGTCATCATAGGGAAGGGGCTGGCGGATGATGGCCCCGAGCCGCCGACGGCAAAAGTGGCGGGAATGACCCGGTTGGATTTTACGTTATGGCATTCCAGGCAGGCCTGGGCATCCAGGCCGTGCAAACGTAAAAACGGGGTTTGCGGGTTTTGCAGAACCGGCCGGTTGCCCAGCAGGGTTCTGTCGTCCAGGGGATTGATGGGGCCGTCGCCGTAACCGTCGCACAGGGTCATGGGGCTGGCAAACAGCCTTAATCCGGCGCGGCGGATAACTGTGGTACTGGAGAAGATGGCTTCAAACTGCAGCACCCTGTCTTGCAACACGCAATTATCCAGGGGCACGGGTGTGCTTGAGCTTGCCTGGCTGACGGCGGCATTTCTCGGCTGAGGCGGCGGGTTGCCTTCCAAATCGACACTGCCGGGGTCCTGCCCTTCAAACAGGGCCTTGTCTACCTGGGAATAATCGTCGGGTGGCACGGGGTTTTCCAGGTGCCTGAACTGGTCGAACTCGGCGGGCAGTTCATTGCCGGGGTCGCTTATATCCAGGGTGGTATTGGCGCTGATGTTGTGGCTGGTTAAGGTTAACAGTACGGCAAAACCTGAAGAAAAAAGTGATGATAATGTGACAGCTTTTGTTAATAGCGGCATAATGAAATTCCTTTTTAAAGAGTCAATCCATACTGCAAAAGTAGTCAGAAATCACAGAAGTTAGAAGTATAGAAGAGCAGGGCGTTTGCGCTAATGTTTCAGGCGGGAATTGCCGCTGTTTGCCCCGGGAAATCTGGCAGTTTATTGTTTAAAAAAGTATTTTTCCGGTAAAAAAATTAAGGCTTTTTGGGCGGGGAAAAGCGGTGCCCTGACAGGACGGAAGTCGCCTTTGGCGGCTAATGGTAAATGCCGGTCAGCCTTCTATAATAAAGGTGAGCCATATAATGTGTGGAGGCTAATATGACTATTTCTACTCGGCTTGATACCTATTTGACAGAGCACAATATTCCCTATCAAACCGTTCCTCATTATCACAGTAACAGTTCAATCGGCAGTGCGGTGGCAGCACAGATCCCACTGAACCAGATTGCTAAAGCTGTTGTATTAGTCGACCATGAGGGGCGCAAGATGATGGCGGTGTTGCCGGCCAATAACAAGGTCAGCTTATCGGCGTTAAACGATGAACTGCGCGGCAGCTATCAACTGGTGAAGGAAAGCGATGTTTATCAGATGTTCAGCGATTGCGACCATGGCGCGGTTCCCCCTATCGGTGAAGCTTATAATATGCCCGTGGTGTGCGATCAACAGTTAGACCAGCTCGATGAAGTGTATATCGAAGCCGGCGATCACCAGACCTTGCTACGTTTGGATCATGATGCCTTTGAGAAAATGATGAGCAAAGGCAGGCATATCCGTTTCAGCAGGGAAGTGATCCACTAGGTGATTTAGCATTAACTGATTTTAACTCTGTCTGTTGATAAAAAGCGATGGCACCGCCATCGCTTTTTTATGCACGGATGCATTTATCCTGCGAGGTCACGGACGACCAGGAGCCGGGCTTATGCACGGATGCATTTCAGCATACATGCTCCGGGCGTATGCTAAGTACTTACGTCCTGTAAGTAATCCAGCGAGCCCATGGATGGGCAAGAGCAGGGTTTATGCACGGATGCATTTCAGCATACGGGCTCCGGGCGTATGCTAAGTACTTACGTCCTGTAAGTAATCCAGCGGCCCCATGGATGGGGAAGAGTCGGGAGTGATAACTTGAGATGAAGATGCAGAATCAAATGCTCCTGTTGGGAGCAAGAGCACCTTATCTGCACAACATCTCAAAACACTTCAGCCTTGGTTAAAGTGCGTTATTGTCCCTGTCGTGGGCGATTAGCGGGTTGTTGTCCGGGAACTCGGCTTCATTACTCTCATCCACTATCCAGGGAGCCAGGCAGTCGCGGTTTTCAACACAAGGGTCGGTCAGGGCATTTAAGAAGGCCACAACCTGGGCGACCACTTCTGGGGACAGGTTTGGCGAGCCGCGCAGCGCTCCGCTGGCTTCCACTTCGTCGTTTCTTGCCGCTTCCAGGTGTTCAACCGCGGCAATAGAATTGGCATAGGCATCCGGGTAGAGGCTTTCACAGGTCTGGTTATTTTTCTGCATCAGGTCGACAATTTGCGGCAGCTGGCAGAAGGGGGCTTCGCCGTCGACAAAGGCTTCATTGCCCTGGGCGGCGAACAGGGTATTGATAGACTCACGCGGATTGGAGTAGTGGTCGACTACTTCTTCCAGGGTCTGGAAGGCGCCGGTGTGGCCATAGGGGCCGGTAACAGCTATGTTCAGCAGGGTTGGCGGGCGGAAATGCATTCTGTCTTCGATGTCGCCGGTGATATTCTCCCGGCCAAAGTCATGGGGGGTGTCCGTGGTGCTGGCATTGCCTTTACCCGGTCCGAACTGCGGGAAAGCCACCAGGTTGTGCCTGCCGCCGGAGAAGGTATCGCCACGGTGGCAGCCGGCACAACCTGCACCGCCGTCACGTCTTGAGCGGAAAAATACCAGGGCGCCGGCTTTTTGCTGGTCGGTCAGGGCATCGCTGTCGCCGTTCAGGTAGGCTTGCCACGGGTTGTCGATAAACACCATGGAACGCTCGTATTCTCCCAGGGCATCGGCAATGCGGTCAAAGGTTACATTTGTGTCGCCATAGGCCTGGGCGAATAATGCCGGCCAGTTGCTGACATAGTCGCCGTCGCTGTTGTCAAACCTGGTGGTCAGCTGGGCCCTTAAGTCCTGGTTGTCGCTGCCGGAGGCGAAATCGCCGCGCATTTCTTCTACCGAAGTTACCGGGAATCTTGCCTGCGCCGCGGCTAAGGTGGCGCCGGCGGGCAAGTTAGGATCTGCCAGGCGGTCACCGTCTTCACTCAGGGGGGAGTCCGGGGTCAGTATGCCCTGGTTGCGGCGGCGTTCCACCCGACCGTCCCAGAACATGCGGCGGTTGTTCAGGCCCAGGTTAAATACCGTGGGGGCGTTGCGGGGCACGGCGGGCAGGTTATTGGCGTCGTTATCGTTAAACCTTCCCAGTCCCAGCAAGTCATGGCTGCTGATATCGAGTTCATTGACGGCATCCACCCCCACAGACAGGGACAGGTTATCGCCGCCTCCTAAGGTGGGATGGTGGCAGGAAACGCAGGCGGAGCTGTTTTCACCGCCGAGGTTTTTGGCAAAGAATAATTGTTTACCCAGCTGGGCCTTTGCGTCTGTGATCCCCGGTAAATCCAGGTCTTCAACATCTATCGGCGATATTTCGCGCTCGGCGATCAGTGCCTGCAGGTTTTCTTCGGCATTGACCAGGTTGGCATCGGCATCGATATTGCCCCTGCCGCCCCGGCCATCGCCATTTCTGCCACGGCCGTCACCGTTTCTGCCCTGGCCGTCATTTGGCCTTTCGCCTCGCTGGCCATCTGCCCCGGGACCGCCCCGCGGCGGGGCTTCCTGTGCCTGGGACGGTATTATCATCGCGCTACTGAGTACTAGCATGCTTATCCAAACGGCTTTATTCATTGTAATCACCTCTGACATCTCTTCTATGTGTTAAACAGAAAACAAACAGGCTAAATAATGAAATGGGGGCTGATGACAATTTAACGGTGTGCTGGTTATTGCCTGGCTTTTTCAGCTGGCTTTTGTTGTACACGCCGGGTCACTTTTCGTTATTTAGGTCTTCCTTTACCCTAGAACGCATAAGTTCCGCTTAGGTTGACATTAAATGTAAAGAAAAGTAAAGAAAAGTCAAAAAAGATCAGGATTGTAACTTATGTGTCCGGTGGGAATTCTGATTTTACTGTTTGATATTGTTAAAGTTTTGCCTTTAATTGTTTTCTGGTCTGATATGTGGTTTTTTCTTTACTTTTTTAGCAAAGACTGGAAATAGAAGCAGGTGCGGGAGGAAAAACTTAGCCGGATAAGCGTTCATTTTCGGAGTTAATCTTTGCTCTCTGGCGATAATAAAGCTTCAAACTGCCCGACGGATAAAGGTTTTGCCAGCCAGTACCCTTGCCCGTACTGGCAGTCCATTGCGGCTAACAGCTGCATCTGCTCCCCGGTTTCTATGCCCTCGGCAATCACTTTAATGCCGAGTTTACCGGCCATGACCACCATAGCTTCACAGATGATGAGGTCGTCGCTGCCTTTTGACATTTTCTGGACGAAACTTTTATCTATTTTTAAGTAGTCGATGTGGAATTTCTTCAGATAAGACAGGGAAGAATAACCTGTGCCGAAGTCGTCGATGGAGATTTCCATACCGGCGCGGCGCAGCTGTGCCAGGCGTTTGTTGACCTTGTCATAGTCGTTCATCAACAGGTTTTCGGTGATCTCCAGGGTCAGGGCTGCGGCGTCGATCTTGTGCTCCGCCAGCCAGGCAAGCCAGTCGGCCGGGCTGTCGGTATTGTTCCTGTACTGCAGCGGGGAAGTATTGATACTGATCTGAAAATTGCCGGCATAGCGGCTGCGCCATTTGGCCGCCTGCAGCGAGGCCTGCTCAAACACCCAGTTGCCGATCTCGATAATCAGGCCAGACTCTTCCGCCAGCGGGATAAAATCTGCCGGGGCTATAATGCCGCGGCGCGGATGGTGCCAGCGTAGCAGGGCTTCGGCCTTATGGATTTTCCCGCTGGCTATTTCTACAATCGGCTGGTAAACCAAAGTTAATTCCCGGTTGCTGATGGCCTTCCTTAAATCGTTGATAAGGGCGATGCGGTTTTGTATCGAGGCCTGCATACCTGAGGTAAAGTAATGGAAGCAGCCGCGACCGCCCGATTTGGCGCTGTACATGGCCTGATCGGCATTTTTCAGCAGTTGCTCCAGATCGGCGGCATCATCGGGAAAGAGTGCAATCCCCAGGCTGGCGGAAACATAGACCAGCTCTTGTTGCAACCGGAACGGCTGCGACAGGGAGGAGAGTATTTTTCCCGCCAGCTGCTCTATCGCCGCTTCATGAGCAATATTCGGCAGCAGGATTAAAAACTCATCGCCGCCGAGGCGGGCCAGGGTGTCGCTTTCCCGGATACAGCCCTGGATGCGTTCGCCACAGGCGATTAGCAGTTTATCGCCGATATCATGGCCGAGGGAGTCGTTCACCGCCTTAAAATGATCCAGGTCCAGGCAGATAACCGCCAGCCGATGCCGGTTTCGCCTGGCGTTTTTCAGGGCGGTTTTCAGCAGCTCCCGCATCAGGTTGCGGTTGGTCAAGCCGGTCAGGCTGTCAAAATTCGCCTGGCGCCAGATCAACTTGTTCGCCCGCGCCCTTTCGATGGAAATACTGGCTAATGCCGCCGACTGCTCTATCAGGTAAAAATCCCGGCTTGTTGGCGCCGATTTTTCTTTATGGTAAATGGCAAAGGTGCCGAGCACTTCTCCCCCGGCATCGACAATGGGCTCTGACCAACAGCTGCCGAGTTGTGCCCGGGCGGCCAGTTCAGTATAAGGCGCCCAATAGGGATGGCTGGCGATATCTTCCACCACCACCCGCTTCCCGGTATGGGCGCAGGTGCCGCAGGAGCCTATGCCCGGGCCAATGGCTATGCCTTCAATGGCGGCATTATAAAAGTCCGGCAGGCTGGGGGCTGCGCCTAAGGTCAGTTTGCTGCTGCTGTCATCCGTTAATAAAATGCTGCACAGCATGCCGGGGTATTCCAGCTCCACCCCGGTGACTATGGCGGTAAGTATTTCCGTTAACGGCTCCGAGCGGGCGATTAATTCCAGTACCTGGTTGCGCAGCCGGTTAAGCTGTTCGTTTTGCCGTAACCGGGTAACGGCCTGGTGCAGCTGTTTTCTCGACTGGATAAGTTGCGCCGTGACCTGGCTTAAGTCGGCGGCGTTGACTTCGGACTCCGCCACTTTGGCCAGCTCGGTTAATATGTTTATTTGCTCCGGGGTTAATTTTCTCGGCTTGTGATCTAAAATGCTCAACGTGCCGATGTTAAAGCCGCGGTTGTCCTTGATGGCGATACCGGCATAAAAACGTAGCCGGGGCTCCCCCGTGACCCAGGGCTTATCCGCCGAACGAGGGTCGAGCAGGGTGTCTTCGACCATCAAGACTTCATCGCTTAAAATGGTATAGGCGCACAGGCTTTGCGATCTGGCGGTTTCCGTTAAATAGAATCCCGGGGAGGATTTAAACCACAGGCGCTTGGCATCCACCAGGCTCACCATGGCAAAGGGCACGTTAAATACCTGCATGGCGATACGGGTGATACGGTCAAACCGCTCTTCCGGCGGGGTATCTAAAATATTAAGCGCCTGCAACGCCAGCAGTCTTTGTGCTTCATCTTTAAATAAGGTCAAATCAGGCAAGACTACATCTCCACTACGCCGGGGCCGTGATAACTGCTGTTTGCCGGACATAAGCCTATGTCTGCAAAGGCAAGTTATCTGCACACAAGACACATATCTTGAAGAGTAAAATTTACTATCAAAGCCATTTTGATACCAGTGAAATCTATAAAAGCGGCGTTATTGTGCGTTTATCGTACAAAAAGATGTAGGCGATTAAAGTGAGCTGAATCAAAAATTTAACCTTTCTGCTGCCGAGACTGCTTAGCCGGCGGGGCTTTCAGGCTAGTTATTCCCGGCAAGTTGTCGTATAGTGGTTGAATCTTAACCAGCCGGGAATTGCCTGTCGGTAAACCAAGCTGATCTGGTTTGTACTACAGATCCCGGGTGAGTAAAGATAAAAGTGATAGAAGAATAAGCATTTTTGATGGCAAAAAGAGCTTGTTGTTTTGAAGTCAATGCCGCTCCCGGGCGGATAAATTGACGGAAAAAAGTTTGGCTTGGAAATTGTATAGCCAAAGTAAAGAATCAATCAAAAGTGCTGTATTATGAACTTACATCGATTACTTACTTCAATTTGTCTTATTGTATTGATCAGCGGCTGTGCCAGCCTGGATGTGCTGATGGTTTCCGCCACGGGTATCAGTTACCTGGTCAGCGGTAAATCTATCTCAGATAATATTGTTTCCGCCGTGATCGATGAAGACTGTGCTGCCCACAGGTTCTTGTTAAATAAAGAGATATGCGTACCCACCAATAAACCTCTTGATATGCTC
This genomic window from Thalassomonas viridans contains:
- a CDS encoding efflux RND transporter periplasmic adaptor subunit; protein product: MKKFIPAVLTTCLLSAAAITWQVQAADDSARLVSVETAKSEQVSPTMWLPGNVVSRTNAPISAEQTGQLLWIAEAGTQVEKGQVIARLDKRHLELQLAGQQARVRQYQADVAYLSKQKKRMSALNQKNNTALSELERIIKDLAVAESEVTAMEIMVQQTLLDIEKSTVVAPFSGNISERFAHLGELIEVGRPLVQLVDTQHLDIRVAAPIAIASYLQDDAKVLVKWQDKLVELPIRSWSRAGEQASRTFDVRLAADNLDLLAGSAVTVSLPKQKAGMATLVPRDALVLREKETFVLTLADDNTANKVNVLVGQGVGRWISVSGGISSGDNVIVRGGETLRQGEKVRVENALIAKNN
- a CDS encoding DUF3750 domain-containing protein, encoding MKKLFRILLAGIAVILFSGFISSCSSNSEQTRGLLAPKPGQYSGAVIQVYAARTWGAKQAVSVHTWISTKRSGESHYTSYEIIGWRLRRSNSALVVRKNLPDRDWWGHQPQLLLDYRLQDADELIGKIEAAVAAYPFKHEYQAYPGPNSNTFTASIARAVPELGLDLPSTAIGKDYSPLTEVVGPSPSGSGYQFSLLGLLGLTIGVEEGLELNLLGLNFELDVFDLAIELPGIGRIGADQVSSESLEQQNRNLVADKGKKPAEDSGE
- a CDS encoding sugar O-acetyltransferase — encoded protein: MKTRFDSLTPRLIAQRQQVHEICRQFGRSPSKGNLKRLKQLFKTCGEQVVIESGFYCDYGDKISLGDRVFININCTILDGGQVVLGDDCLVGPNVQLMAVSHDTDPALRLEKHNYAQDITIGKNVWLGAGVIIIGGINIGDNSVIGAGSVVTKDVESGYLYAGNPARKIKKL
- a CDS encoding di-heme oxidoredictase family protein is translated as MPLLTKAVTLSSLFSSGFAVLLTLTSHNISANTTLDISDPGNELPAEFDQFRHLENPVPPDDYSQVDKALFEGQDPGSVDLEGNPPPQPRNAAVSQASSSTPVPLDNCVLQDRVLQFEAIFSSTTVIRRAGLRLFASPMTLCDGYGDGPINPLDDRTLLGNRPVLQNPQTPFLRLHGLDAQACLECHNVKSNRVIPATFAVGGSGPSSASPFPMMTRYDGTDPDTSGVVEAPAELNESARAINPPGMFGAGGIALLAKEITLDLQNLLDTAEANPGNVVALNSHGINFGTIVCTGPGSCNGQNIEGLTNNLDTQDPGAALQDLTEILIVRPFSRKGSFTTSRAFDLEATKFHMGMQPVEEVDYFTDPDGDGVSNELFVGELSAMSLYLEGIEPPEITSPLSDEASAGKETFNAIGCADCHIPTLITRNRFLPFSFPQVDSDPLQNIYRVLNLQNHGFPASGFGSGVRVDLFSDLKIHDMGPGLAEANGNSRFTTARLWGVSDSAPYMHDSRALTLRDAILFHDGAGANAKANFAGLSAAEQHNLLVFLGSLRSPANPNIGL
- a CDS encoding aminoacyl-tRNA deacylase yields the protein MTISTRLDTYLTEHNIPYQTVPHYHSNSSIGSAVAAQIPLNQIAKAVVLVDHEGRKMMAVLPANNKVSLSALNDELRGSYQLVKESDVYQMFSDCDHGAVPPIGEAYNMPVVCDQQLDQLDEVYIEAGDHQTLLRLDHDAFEKMMSKGRHIRFSREVIH
- a CDS encoding cytochrome-c peroxidase, with the translated sequence MNKAVWISMLVLSSAMIIPSQAQEAPPRGGPGADGQRGERPNDGQGRNGDGRGRNGDGRGGRGNIDADANLVNAEENLQALIAEREISPIDVEDLDLPGITDAKAQLGKQLFFAKNLGGENSSACVSCHHPTLGGGDNLSLSVGVDAVNELDISSHDLLGLGRFNDNDANNLPAVPRNAPTVFNLGLNNRRMFWDGRVERRRNQGILTPDSPLSEDGDRLADPNLPAGATLAAAQARFPVTSVEEMRGDFASGSDNQDLRAQLTTRFDNSDGDYVSNWPALFAQAYGDTNVTFDRIADALGEYERSMVFIDNPWQAYLNGDSDALTDQQKAGALVFFRSRRDGGAGCAGCHRGDTFSGGRHNLVAFPQFGPGKGNASTTDTPHDFGRENITGDIEDRMHFRPPTLLNIAVTGPYGHTGAFQTLEEVVDHYSNPRESINTLFAAQGNEAFVDGEAPFCQLPQIVDLMQKNNQTCESLYPDAYANSIAAVEHLEAARNDEVEASGALRGSPNLSPEVVAQVVAFLNALTDPCVENRDCLAPWIVDESNEAEFPDNNPLIAHDRDNNAL
- a CDS encoding EAL domain-containing protein, coding for MPDLTLFKDEAQRLLALQALNILDTPPEERFDRITRIAMQVFNVPFAMVSLVDAKRLWFKSSPGFYLTETARSQSLCAYTILSDEVLMVEDTLLDPRSADKPWVTGEPRLRFYAGIAIKDNRGFNIGTLSILDHKPRKLTPEQINILTELAKVAESEVNAADLSQVTAQLIQSRKQLHQAVTRLRQNEQLNRLRNQVLELIARSEPLTEILTAIVTGVELEYPGMLCSILLTDDSSSKLTLGAAPSLPDFYNAAIEGIAIGPGIGSCGTCAHTGKRVVVEDIASHPYWAPYTELAARAQLGSCWSEPIVDAGGEVLGTFAIYHKEKSAPTSRDFYLIEQSAALASISIERARANKLIWRQANFDSLTGLTNRNLMRELLKTALKNARRNRHRLAVICLDLDHFKAVNDSLGHDIGDKLLIACGERIQGCIRESDTLARLGGDEFLILLPNIAHEAAIEQLAGKILSSLSQPFRLQQELVYVSASLGIALFPDDAADLEQLLKNADQAMYSAKSGGRGCFHYFTSGMQASIQNRIALINDLRKAISNRELTLVYQPIVEIASGKIHKAEALLRWHHPRRGIIAPADFIPLAEESGLIIEIGNWVFEQASLQAAKWRSRYAGNFQISINTSPLQYRNNTDSPADWLAWLAEHKIDAAALTLEITENLLMNDYDKVNKRLAQLRRAGMEISIDDFGTGYSSLSYLKKFHIDYLKIDKSFVQKMSKGSDDLIICEAMVVMAGKLGIKVIAEGIETGEQMQLLAAMDCQYGQGYWLAKPLSVGQFEALLSPESKD